The following are from one region of the Arachis duranensis cultivar V14167 chromosome 10, aradu.V14167.gnm2.J7QH, whole genome shotgun sequence genome:
- the LOC107470584 gene encoding uncharacterized protein LOC107470584, translated as MGSQVASTNDRSRMHWTPSMERYFIDVMLEHVQRGNRVGYTFNKHAWSDMLARFNAKFGSQCDKDVLKSRYSSLWKQFHDVKNILCHAGFSWDAARQMVVADDVFWDEYLKTQTDARCYRTKPVLNFDDLCVIYSHTSADGRYSLSSHDACVNSEVQRGDGMGSNAVLNSGLRTDWSASMDQYFIELLLDQLSRGNIINHQFSKKDWTDMLDMFKAKFGSHFCKRILKNRLKKLLKYYCDITNLLKQGFLWDDQQQMIAADESVWDAYVKAHPHARTYRLKILPNYRDLELIFRNVSDDEISNLHQEQNHDVTSGKKAGEGKGCRNPSGSDRTRTYWTPPMDQCLIDLLLKQVKSGNRLGQTFITQAWNDMITSFNAQFKSQCDKEVLKNRYKHLRKQFNDVNNLLQQSGFSWDDKREIVAAQDHVWHAYIKVHPEARALRVKTLPGYRKLCVIFGEECSGTRYIQLSRNADPSCEMPMLIAGEQKNSTLHGVCGAASTIDWTESKECCFIDLMIEQVNRRNMIGNLFNEQAWTHMTEAFCAKFGHQYDKQFLVDQYLCLMKLHDDIGDLLSHGGFAWDETLQIIVAENDTWDAYIKDHPDAISYRNRILYLYNDLCKVFGNIASDARVSSQEQLHLMDANDIAIEMDMDGNLVVSDNTEILIQDRRVSNDEMDMVGISGNLNVTGNNGISNQDTERPREMDINGRSGDLVVTGKRNKMDTNGLCRKPQHVKKRPRANATDSRPPKKNMRVKEALSEMASAVKSLMDNKEGNDYNSPLENALSELQAMPDIDDELVMDSCDLLEDERMAKIFLALDISLRKKWLLRKLRQ; from the exons ATGGGTAGCCAAGTTGCTTCAACCAATGATCGTTCAAGGATGCATTGGACCCCATCAATGGAACGTTATTTTATTGATGTTATGTTGGAGCATGTGCAAAGAGGGAATAGAGTTGGATACACCTTCAACAAGCATGCTTGGAGTGACATGCTGGCAAGGTTCAATGCCAAATTCGGTTCCCAATGTGACAAGGATGTGTTGAAGTCTCGGTATTCTAGTTTGTGGAAGCAGTTCCATGATGTCAAGAACATTCTTTGTCATGCTGGTTTTTCATGGGATGCTGCAAGGCAAATGGTGGTGGCTGATGATGTTTTTTGGGATGAGTACCTCAAGACTCAAACTGATGCAAGATGTTACAGGACAAAACCAGTGCTGAATTTCGATGATTTGTGTGTGATATATAGtcatacaagtgctgatggaAGGTATAGTTTATCAAGCCATGATGCATGTGTTAATTCTGAAGTTCAAAGAG GTGATGGAATGGGAAGCAATGCTGTATTGAATAGTGGTCTGAGAACAGATTGGAGTGCTTCAATGGACCAGTATTTTATAGAGCTTTTGCTTGATCAACTGAGCAGGGGCAACATAATCAATCATCAGTTCAGTAAAAAGGATTGGACAGATATGCTTGACATGTTTAAGGCTAAATTTGGCTCTCACTTTTGTAAGAGGATTTTGAAGAATCGACTGAAGAAACTGTTGAAGTATTACTGCGACATAACAAACCTTTTAAAACAAGGATTTTTATGGGATGATCAACAACAAATGATTGCTGCTGATGAAAGTGTCTGGGATGCTTATGTCAAG GCACATCCACATGCACGAACATATAGATTGAAAATTTTGCCAAACTATCGTgatttagaattaatattcagaAATGTATCTGATGATGAGATCAGTAATTTGCATCAGGAACAAAATCATGATGTGACATCAGGAAAAAAGGCTG GTGAAGGAAAAGGATGCCGCAATCCTAGTGGATCTGATCGTACTAGAACATATTGGACACCACCAATGGATCAATGCCTTATTGACTTGTTATTAAAGCAGGTGAAAAGTGGAAACAGGCTTGGGCAGACATTCATTACCCAGGCTTGGAATGACATGATTACCTCATTCAATGCACAATTCAAATCTCAATGTGACAAAGAAGTACTGAAGAATCGTTACAAACATTTGAGGAAACAGTTTAATGATGTGAACAATCTTCTTCAGCAGAGTGGGTTCTCATGGGATGATAAGAGAGAAATAGTTGCTGCACAGGATCATGTTTGGCATGCTTATATAAAG GTACATCCTGAAGCTCGAGCACTAAGAGTTAAAACTTTGCCAGGCTATCGCAAACTGTGTGTTATATTTGGAGAGGAATGCTCTGGTACAAGATATATCCAGTTATCGCGCAATGCAGACCCCAGTTGTGAAATGCCAATGTTGATAGCAG GTGAACAGAAAAATAGCACTCTTCATGGTGTTTGTGGTGCTGCTTCTACAATAGATTGGACGGAATCAAAGGAATGCTGTTTTATAGACCTTATGATTGAGCAAGTAAATAGAAGAAATATGATTGGAAACTTGTTCAATGAGCAAGCTTGGACTCATATGACTGAAGCATTTTGCGCTAAATTCGGACATCAGTATGACAAGCAGTTTCTAGTGGATCAATATCTCTGCTTGATGAAACTACATGATGACATTGGTGATCTTCTCAGTCATGGTGGATTTGCATGGGATGAAACCCTACAAATTATAGTTGCCGAAAATGATACATGGGATGCATACATTAAG GATCACCCAGATGCCATCTCATATAGAAACAGGATTTTGTATCTTTACAATGATCTGTGCAAGGTATTTGGAAACATTGCGTCAGATGCGAGAGTGAGTTCTCAGGAGCAACTTCACCTGATGGATGCAAATGACATTGCCATTGAAATGGATATGGATGGAAACTTGGTTGTGAGTGACAACACTGAAATATTAATTCAAGATAGAAGAGTTTCAAATGATGAAATGGATATGGTTGGAATATCGGGGAATTTGAATGTGACTGGTAACAATGGAATATCAAACCAAGATACAGAAAGGCCAAGGGAAATGGATATAAATGGAAGATCTGGAGATTTGGTTGTGActggaaaaagaaacaaaatggaTACAAATGGATTGTGTCGAAAACCACAGCATGTTAAGAAAAGGCCGAGGGCAAATGCAACGGACTCTAGACCTCCCAAGAAGAACATGAGAGTAAAAGAAGCATTGTCTGAGATGGCAAGTGCTGTGAAGTCATTGATGGACAACAAAGAGGGAAACGACTATAATTCCCCATTGGAGAATGCTTTGAGTGAACTTCAAGCTATGCCTGACATCGATGACGAGCTGGTAATGGATTCATGTGATCTATTGGAGGATGAGAGAATGGCCAAGATATTTCTAGCCTTGGATATCTCTttgaggaagaagtggttgctTAGAAAGCTTCGTCAGTAA
- the LOC107470585 gene encoding enhancer of rudimentary homolog: protein MSNRHTIILIQSSHNRATRTFMDFESVTQAMDGICALYERKLKELNPAIRNFSYDIADLYNFMDGLADMSALVYDHSIHAYMPHDRQWIKQRTLRHLKKFAH, encoded by the exons TCAAATCGCCACACCATCATTCTAATTCAGAGCTCTCACAACAGAGCAACCCGAACTTTCATGGATTTCGAATCAGTCACTCAGGCCATGGATG GTATATGTGCATTGTATGAGAGGAAACTGAAGGAGTTAAATCCAGCTATTCGAAATTTCTCTTATGATATTGCAGATCTCTACAACTTTATGGATGGTCTTGCAGACATGAGTGCTCTTGT CTATGATCATTCCATTCACGCTTACATGCCACATGATCGACAGTGGATTAAGCAAAGAACATTGCGACATTTGAAGAAATTTGCACATTGA